From Myxococcaceae bacterium JPH2, the proteins below share one genomic window:
- a CDS encoding transposase produces RHLSRGDNFPDTGGVENAQVGIFLSYATPRGHALVDRELYLPEAWTQDAERRRTGGVPDEVSFESKPALAQGLLQRALASG; encoded by the coding sequence CGGCACCTCAGCCGAGGCGACAACTTCCCTGACACAGGGGGGGTGGAGAATGCCCAGGTAGGCATCTTCCTCTCCTACGCGACGCCCCGAGGCCATGCCCTGGTGGACCGGGAGCTGTACCTTCCCGAGGCATGGACGCAAGACGCGGAGCGTCGCAGGACGGGAGGCGTGCCAGATGAGGTGAGCTTCGAGTCCAAGCCCGCCCTGGCGCAGGGCCTGCTGCAACGGGCGCTGGCCTCGGGCC